ACAGAGAAATAGTAGCTCGGTCTCTAAATGTTCTTAACACTGACCACATTCCGGGAGAAAATAAGTCCAAAAATTACAAAGTGTTTGCTAGTTGAAAATGGGGAGACGACGAGAAAAATTCCTTGAAGTTTTCAGTATAAAACGAAAGTGCTCTGGTGAAACGCTGGTAATGCTGCTATCTGGAGCAAAGAGCTTTGGAAAACTGCCACTGAGCAGACTTTGAAAACTGGAGCTGCAGTGCCTCCTCCAGGAGAAAGAGGGCACTTGCAGGCTGGAAATTGTCTCACGAACAGCAGAGAACAGCAGAGTCTCTGGCAAAGCAAAGAAGGaggagccaaagaaaaagcaggtcCTCCGGGATGCTAGGGAGCCTCTGGGTGAGCTCAGATTAGTCACAGATAATTAGTGCCTTTTCATGTTCAGCACACTTTCTTCCCGTTCTCTCCAGAAATAGGCTGAGCTACTCTTCAGagggtattttatttaaaaagcgAAACAATTCCCAGCTTTGGAAGCAAGGGGCAGAGAGCAGGGACATCAAAAGGAATGAACGTTTCCACAATGTTTGCTTGTCTTAGGTGCCCCATCTAAAACACCTCACTGTTCTCAGGGTTCCACTATTTGCATTCACATTCGGCTCAGAGTGGTCAAGGAATCCCAATACAGCATTAAGTGGAAATGGAGTACAAATGTGTACCAGAACATGTAGCATCTAGTAGCTTCTCTCAGGTGGAAAATTCTGTGTCAGGAAGCCTGTCCACACCATCTCCTGTAATCACAACTGACTGCTGTAATCGCCCCATATACTCCTTGCTGAGTCAGACTCGAAACattgttgtttcttcatttcccTTGTGAGCAAATGTCCCTTCTCACATCCACACCCAATTACTCCGAGTTCTCCACATTTACTTCTACTATAGTCGTGTCTAACACAATAGGTGCACACATACTTTAAATTTTTCCTGATCAAGTGTGGTTCACAGTGCTAACATGCATTTTGAAGGGAATAGGCTAATCCAGTCAGGGTAAATTCTACCTAGCCCATGTAGAAAATgattaagaaatgaaaatgaagtctgAATAAATGGATGTATGAACACTTGGCATTTAGTAAACCTGCTTGGCAAgattttagaaaatgtatttggaaCTAAAGGCCAGGCACCTTTTGTACTATTTGAGAGTCAGGGAAGAAAGAGCTAGGTCACACAGGCTTGCCAAGAGTTGAGTCGCCCCTGCTGTATTATGTCAGTGTGGGTCTTCCACAGTGTAAGGAAGTTATCACTGTCCCTCCAACAGAAGGCTGCCAGTGACTTTCCGGCAATAGGGCATGCTTGCTTTTTGCTGTTTTCCAGCAGTCAAGAGGAattgttgtgagctgccttggtGCCACCTGCCTGGATGAAAGAGACTCTAATTTGTCAACTGCTTAATAGAAAATTCACTCAGTGGGAAGCCAATTGACCATCCCTGCCTGGGATTAAACCAGCTACCACCTCACCATCTGCATAAAGATATAAACCAGGGCATGTGGATTAATGAGTTCACAGGCAGGGGACACTGGCAAGGGAGCACAAGTAAATCTGTGAATCTTGATTTGTTCCTCATGATGCCTTCTTCTCAAACGCCACAGCATGTGTGGGGAGTTGAAACGAGCAGCGTTGTCACGATGCAGCCAAGTCTGATTAGACAGCCCAGAATTCACTCTCCTGGTTTTCTGCGTGGGCTGCACACAGCGTGAGAGGGGATGAGAGAAAAGGCTTCATGGCTGGAAGACAGCTACACTTGAGAACAACACAGCCCCGCCTGACAAGCCTTCGCTCATCCTGGGAGCAAAGGCAGACTCTGCGGAGGCCTGGCTTTTCTCAGCAGCAGCTGGACACGGCCCACACTATGTCCTTGGTCATAATCTTGTTCtactctgtctcctctccttccatgcacttcctttcctttcctttatttccctttagtctcttttcttttatgcGTTCACATTTTACAGGCATTAACCACTTCTGTTTCCTAAGACCTTTAAGGAACAGCAAACTCTTGTGCTCACATACAACATTTCACATATTAAACATGTGCCCTCTCCATGCTCTGATCCTCTGGATCTGATCATCTCTGAGCCTGGGGGATCCTTTACAGTTCCTAAATGCTGACTGACTGAACGGGAAAACATTCaagcaaaggaacaaataaaccagcgCACGAGAGTTATGGCTCAGCACTGCCCTTGGTGGGAGGGGACAGTTTCTGCAATCGCCTTTGCTTGTTTCACTCAGAGCTGtcacagaaaaatattcaaaaggaCTATGCTTGACtaaaggacattaaaaaaaatacagtggtGGCAGTGATTCAAAGGACTGGGTGGTATAGTATTGCAGATGCTGGGGTGACTTACAAGCAGAGTGACTCTAGTGCAATCACATAATCATTCTTAGCATTTACTGGGCCATAAATGAATAGGCCATCCCTTGTGGTTGACACAAGAAGTAAGTGAAATATGAAGGTGAAACACAGGATGCTGTATCAGCCATTCCCAAGCATATAACAAATGGGACTGCTCATGGTGATGAAGAAATTACAATGGTGCTATTGGTTACTGGTATTTGCTACTAATGTGCAACATTGATTTTAAAAGTTTGCAGAACTGCTGAGATAATTGTATAACCCAGGTAGACATATTAGATATGTTATAAATATCCAATTTACTAATGGATGAAAAATTATATCTGAATGCCTTATTTGTACAACGTTAAGTATGCTAAAAACTATACATGTTAGGTTGTTAATTCCTATGCCTTTTTTATTTAGCATCTTAATTTCTATAAAGTGCACTGAAGAAACTGCTTGGAAAAGAAAGTTTGCTGGATGTGACATTAATCTCTCAAGCAGAAAATTGGGTTTATTTTTTGCTGGCACCACTGACATTTGGGGCTGGATAATCGCTTGTGTAGGGGGCTGTTCTGGACATTATGGGATGTTTAACAATATACTTGTCTTCTTTCCCACCCTGCCAATTTGTCTAGACATTGCTAAATGCCCTCTGAGGGacgacaacacacacacacacacacacacacacaccctatatcCTAGGTCATAAAGCACCGAGCAGAGAAAAAGCTTTCCACGATATTGAAAGCAAAGCATGTGCCAGTCATGGCTGTTCTTCAGCCCAGGAAAAGTTGCATAGCAGTGTATACAAATATGCAGAATTGGGTCCTGAGTCAATGGTTTCTGTGTAAGTTGTAAAGACATCCTAGCACAAAAGCTTCATGAGACAACAAAGCAACTGAATGAAACCTTGAAACCTTGATGTAGTTAAGAAATATTTAAGAAACTGTCCTCCCAACAGAGTAAAGAGTAGAAAAAGGAGgttacaaataaaaagaaaggcagcttcactaaaaattaaaatctcCAGCCATTTCCTTTAGAGAAAAAGAATAGAACCTATATAATTGGGTCAAAAAAGGGAACACATCAAAATTGacgacaggaaaaaaaaaaagcctagcaAACGACAAAGAAGACATTAGGAGaagctttgttttcctttttacataTAGTTCTATCTAAATCAATAAATCTGTCCTCTGTCTTCTGAAATCATGATAAGTCAGACTatgaaaaataaatcatgttAGTCCTGCAGGCTGTGAAGCAATATAAAAACAATCACTCTCACGATAAACTGAGTGGTGGAAAGAGCAAGATGCAAACCTGTAGAAAGGCTCTGAATGACAGTATGTCAGGGAAAGAGGCTAAAGGAACCAGCTCTCGTTGTCTGAGTCACTGCCTAGCCCAAGCATTGTGCTTACATAGAGTTTTCTTTCTAGAAGCATTCCCCTAGCCTTCAAAGGTAGCACATACAGGGTATGCTATTTTCTGCTTATTGTGAATTAACAAAATAGAGACATTGAACCTAAGTTGCAAATGTGAAAGGAACTGAGACCATGCCTTTAGGACCCTAAATCTCCATATTGTTAGCAATTTTGCTGTACTGTACCTTATATTTACATGCAGGGAATAATAGGAAGTAGGTCAAAGTGTTATATTATGGAAGGAAATTATTTGGGGGATTACTTTTAATTTCCAAGATTCTGTTATATTATTTCAGTAGTTtcttgggggatttttttttatttagttgttttttgttcTGGGTTTTAAGGCAAGAATACACTCTTTAACCCAAGCTGACCTGGAGCTCAAAATAACCTCCGGCCCCACAGCCTCCCAAGCGTTGATATTACAAGCATGAGCCATGAGGTTTGTTTTAGGGTCTATATAAGTTGATTTTAAGCTTAATATTCCTTGTCATTTCACAAGAATGTTTCCATTCACAAATTGGTTTAATATTAATCATATTACCCAAATACAGAGCTATCATTGATTTGGTTTTTGATGTGAGATCTTCTCTTTCAACCATAATGAAAGCACTCTCTATAAACTCTGATTTCATTGCATCCCATACATTTCAGTAAGCTGAAAatactttctaatttttcttgTGACATTTTTGTTGACTCATTAGTTATTTCAGAGTTTGTTTTTGGAGTTCCATAAGTTTGTGAATTTCTAGACTGTCCTCTGTTATTGAGTCATAATTTTAAATAAGTTGATTTATTATGCATGACTTCAATTCTTATGTATTTATTAAGACTTGTTTTATATTCTACATCATAGGCCATGTTCCTTGTGTAGTAGAGAAGGACGTATACTCTTGACTTGTTCAGTAGACTGGTCAATATGTGCCTGTAAGGTCTAGTTAGTGTCTATTGTTCTGATCTTCTATTTCTTGTTACTCTTTTACTAAAAGTAGGATCCTTTTAGGCAGGATTTTATTCTGTAGCCAAAGATGGCCTGaacctcactatgtagtccatgCTGGCCCCAAACTCCTGACAATatcccttcctcagcctccttaaTGTTGGAATTAGAGACACGAGCAACCATGCCCACCTGCATGTGGAGATTTCAAGTCTTCATTATTAAATGtctagttctcagttcagttctgtcaGTTTTTGTTTCATGTATTTTGGGGGTCTGTTAATAGGTGCTAATTGTCCTTCTTATCAAGTATGTGGGTACAACAATTTGCCCTCCTGTCAGCACTTTCAAAATTAGCACTTGAATAAACAAGAGTGACAGTGATGTGTACTGTTTACCATTTAAGAGTAATGAGCACCTTATGTTCTCCTTTTCCAGAGATGACATCTCTCTGGATGACTGGTGGTTAGCAAGTATGTCTTATCTGGACATAAATGTtcttataaaagtaaagaaagcaaacaagttgctgaaaattaaatttcctttgattttatatattttcttatgtCTGCATGATAAATAGATTTGCATTAGCAAAAATGGAAGTGTCTTCATACAATACCAAAATCTATGAAGTGAATTACTAAGAATTATTAAaagtttgcatttttaaaaagatatatttttattttatgaatattttgccttcACATATATATGTGAACCATTTGCACACTCAAAGGAGAGGGCAGAAGGGGCcacctctggaactggagctacagatcaTTGTGAACTGCCATATGGGTACTAGGAACCAGAACAAGGCCCTAGGCAAAACCATCAGGTCCTTTTaactactgagacatctctccagtgcctagtttgcatatttaaaatgaaatgatgTATGTAGTGATAAATAGATACACAAAATATGACATATATACACAGTGGAATAGTATTTGTCCATAAAACATGAAAGTCTTTGTGATTTGAAGCAAGATGGATGGAGTTGGAGGACTTCATGTTGCTTTAAAAGCAAGGCTATATGGTTGCTATTCATATGTGAAAGCTAAAAATATTGGTTTTTGCAGAAGTTGATTGTAGAATAGTGGTTGCTGGAGATTAAGAAACATAGGATGAAGGTAGACTGAGAAAGTTAGGTAATATATCCCAAAGGTCAGTTATGTTGAGAGTAATGGTTTCTAGCATGGTACAATATAGCTGAATAATACTTTACAATGACTATTGCATATATTATATAGAACTAAGAATGTGAAGGTTCGCAGAATAAAAATTACAAACATTTAAGGAGACATGCTAATCACACTGCTTTGATTACATGTACTGAATTAATGCATATGTATCGATTTTAAAATGACAAGCCACAAAAATGTTTTGCCTTTCTCAGAGATCCTAGGTTCGTGTGCACAAAAGTGTATGAAGTCTGTCTGCCACAGAGCCTGTGTCCAGGGTGCCATGTTCACCACTGAGTAGCTGAATCCCTATGACTTCTGGGATAATGGTTTCTCTCTAGAGTTTCATCAGTGCCAGGGCTTTGAATAGCTGCTATCCTGGTGTTTGTTTGCAAAACTGTAGGATTCTTCTCAGGTTTTACCCCTGTTAATCATTTTTCTTATAATTGCTGCATTGTTGCCAACTTAATGTTTCCATTGTTCCTTTCTAATGTTTTGTTATCAGTGAGCTCTTTCACCActggaaaaataagagaaattatAGACAAGTTGTAAAGTCTTGGTTTTTGCTCTGCCCTAAAAGTTAATGCTGTACTGCCCTCAAGGAACTGTTTTGTTCTAACAAGCTGGCTTATTAACGAAGTCCTGCAGATCCCATATGTCCAGAGGCTATCCCTTCCCATTGTCCTAAAATTGTCCCTACCCTTGATTATCTCCTGTTCCAAAGTAACGCTATTGTCTCTTTTGTCTACTCAGTGAATGAAAGCAACCATCAGATATCTTCAAAGATGAAACCCCTAACTCATGACGTATCTACTCTCTGATCTACTCTATCTTTCAACCAAGGCTTCGGTATTCTGACATCAAGGGCCAAAGTTTCTACCTATACATCTTAGTtctgagaaaagaaaaggcagaaaagctAGTTATAAATGTTCTTTACCAAACACCTGTCATCTGAAAGGATAACAAAGGAGACAAATGGATAGAGTCTGTTTGTACACCAAACTTAAGCGATTCTTCAGGTTCCCCAGCCCCTTAATAGCCTGTGGAATTCCCAACAAAAGGCATGAAAAGGTCAAAAGACACATGAGGATTTTTATGCCTTTCTCCTAGTCCCGTCTCTGTATCAGGCTCTTGGAGTTTCTTAAGTTAACATCTGGCCACCTTAAGTTTCATCCAAAAGAATCCTCAGAATGATATGGTTGAATTTCACACTTTCTATGTCCTACCTTTGCCCCACCTTGGCTCAGAAACCCTCTTAGAGATACTCCCGTATATCTTGGTTTGGATGCAATATGTGCTATCTCTGTGTTTCTATTGCCTGATGTGGTTCCCAATCTGGATACAAGAACTATGGAAAATTCAGACATGGAGGCATATGCCTATAACCAGCACTGAGATTGGGGAGACAGGTGGACCCCATGGACTAACTGGCTGGCTAATCTAATAAAAATGATGGGCTTCAGATTCAGggaagagactctgcctcaaaaaaacaaaaacaaaaacaaaaaaacaaggtgaAGCTtggttatttaattttcattacaGTTAAATATTACCCAATATTAAGATAATATTTATGACATACCTTCCTGTTAAGTACTTTTCTTTAATATACTTGGTAAATGTGATTTCTCTACTATAAATAAGACTCAATTAATTgcaactcaaaaacaaaacaaggtgagATGTAAGAAATCAATATTGAACTAAGCTAAAAGATTCCTTCCTGGTGGTTCTGCCCTTAGATGGCACTATGCAGGATGCTATAAACTATAGACATCATTGGTCTAACCCATTTGTGAACTCTACAAACTCTAATACCAGGCAAAATAATGGCCATCTATGTAATGATGGCACAATTATTATGGGAGTAGCCAACCACCCACAATTTGACACTTTTTCCTATAAAGAAATTCATGCTTAATAATGTAaaccttgtcaaaaaaaaaaccacacaacaGAAGTGCTCTTATATCCTTCAATGGAGGGCGGGGAGGTGGCTGAGGGGGCTACTTACTTGAGTTGATATAACAATAAACctgtcctaaatatctatgcttatAGCCACAATtgaagtctattctctgcttTAAATAAGGAAGCATCTTCTTACATAGAATGACTGAACAAAATGTTGACAATAAAGAATAGTTTAGCACTAAGAGCCCCCTCCCAAGGTTTATCATCcccttaaggctcagggaatTCTGCAGAAAATGGAGTGGAAAGAAAGTATGTGCCTGAAGATGAGGAAAGGGCTGTGAAATATCATCTCCTAAAGCATGAAACCTAAGTGACTACCACAAACTTGCATCAGCCAGGTTCAAAAAGTCAGGCTTTCCTAACAGTCTGCTGTCCAAGAGGACAGAGCATGGTGAGTCCTATCACATAAACTGCTGATCAGCAGCCAACTGACAGAGTCAGTTTCACCCTGGGGATCATGAAACGGTATCAAGTTACACGtccattgggggtggggggtggttaTCAGGTTCTCAGGATCACACAGAAGGCCCTGATTAAACTTTGTGAGACATCAAACAAAATCAGAACTACGAAATATAAGACAGGGATTTATATGGAAGAGGGAGGGTTAACTGGGCTGGCAAGGAAACGATGAAGGAAGAGAGACCGAAATAAATAGTGCACATATATGTAATTGTGAAAAACAAAatttagtagaaaaaaaaagcagagtgatCTTCAAGATACTTAAATGGATAAAGGTATTTGCCACACAATCCAAGTTTGATGCCTCAAACCCACCtgaccaactccacaaagttgccttctaatctatacatacataccatacatgcatgtgggtgctcacattcatacacacaacaagaataaaataaagaaataaagtttaAGAACCTTACAGGTAGAGATTGATAAAGGGAAGGTACcctacctcttctctctctctctctctctctctctctctctctctctctctctctctctctctctctctctctcacacacacacacacacacacacacactccacacatacacatacatacatatatatatacatgtacacacacatgcactaacatgcatacaccacacacacacacacacacacacacacacacacacacacacacacaaatgtatgtaTCTAGgacctggagagacggctcagtcagtgaagtgcttgccacaGGAACATAGctaagttcagatcctcagcacccGTGTAAAAGCTGGCAATAGAACTGCTATGCAGATCtagaaccccagcacttgggaaagaaCTGAAGACCCCTGGGAATTTCTAGCCAGACAAATTAGTCATattggttcagtgagagacctgatctcattcagagagagagagagagagagagagagagagagaagacatttGTCTCTGGCCTTCACATCACTTATGTGTCATACATAAGTCATGGCACAATCACTTATGTCCATACATATagatgcacataacacacacacacacacagagagagagagagagagagagagagagagagagagagagggagggagagacagacagacagacagacagacagacagacagatacatgtgTTTAAACCGTTTTGGTTGGgtagtgaaaataaataaaacaaaatgttcctATCTCTTCTCTGGTCTTTTTCAGCAAGAAATTCCACAGCTTTATCAAAAACCTTTAAGAGTTCCTGTTTGGCAACTCGAAGAGAACTGAGTATGATACCCAGTCATTAGTTTGTTCTGATATTTCATAAATAACAAGTTCATGCAGTTATCTGTCAGATTAATTCCCACTCAGGTAGCTTTGTCCCATCCAGGTTCCTGAGCTTTATTCTGTGGCCATGAAATCTAATTTGTCTCATTCTTACTACTTCCTTGCCTTAATTGTGCTAAAACACTACATACTGCTATTTTACTTTAACTCAAAACAGATTCTAAGATTAGCGTGATAAGAACATTCCTCCTaccctagcacttgagaggatgAGGCAGGTGGATActcagtttgaggccaacctgaacaATATAGTGAGAATATGTCTCACAaaaagaagaatggaaagaaggaaaggaagaggaaagggagagagggagggagagagggtgggatagagagagggaagaaccagCCAGCTCCCCTCTTCCTCTAAGAAATTTTGGAAATATCTTTAGAAGGTCTAGGGAAGTATGAAATAAATATCACAATTACACACTTGACTATCACAAACCTTCTGTAGTGCTGTTACCATATTTTTTGAGGCCTGAATGCATGCAGAGCTGCGTCCTCCCACTTCCTTATCTGCACAGTTAATTATTTGTCTAGATCCTCTTGTCAAAGCAATAGTTCACTGTTCTTATGGTATATGGTGGAGAAACATGCATGTGGTGACAGACATAGGTCTCCTTCCCTAACCTAAGCTTCCCTAACTAGAAGAATGATCAGAAAAAAACCAATAGGCAAACAGCCTTGCTAGTTTTTCAAGCAGTTATGGGATAAGATATACCCGAAGGTATGACTTTCCCCTAAAAACAACATACCCAAGATGCTGTCTAAATTGAATACCCCTGGTAGAGACTCATATTATGGAAAGCTTTCTTTTGAAAATGGTCTTTTTTAGACAACGAGATTGCTTTTCTACTCACCTTCTGACCCCTTTGAACTACTGTTCACCTTTGGGGACGTATTTTAGTTCACTTTTAACGTTTTGGATCTCAGACAGGTTGACGACGGGTCCTGGGAATTTCTTCATTCCAGGAACTGGCTTCTTTTCCTCGGGAGTAGCAGGTGCTccctggggaaaaaaagaggaaagaaattcaACTCACCCCAAAACAAGGATATTTGATCTCTGTGGCTCCTGGCATATAGCAGGAAAACAAATACCGAAGGAAGAATGTCAATGCAATTCCAGAATAGCAACTTCCTCTGGTGTTAGTGTTCACACAGCCTTAGAGTTTCAATAAAATTCCTGGAAGGCTGTGCAAGAATGCAAAATAATGTGAGAAAAAAATGTCCTTCCAT
The window above is part of the Rattus norvegicus strain BN/NHsdMcwi chromosome X, GRCr8, whole genome shotgun sequence genome. Proteins encoded here:
- the Smpx gene encoding small muscular protein, coding for MSKQPISNVRSIQANINIPMGAFRPGAGQPPRRKESTPGTAEGAPATPEEKKPVPGMKKFPGPVVNLSEIQNVKSELKYVPKGEQ